In one window of Microbacterium dextranolyticum DNA:
- a CDS encoding ArnT family glycosyltransferase, whose amino-acid sequence MREKPVLPRWWSEPWWARLSLALIVVVSTSLTAWNLARGGDFSFYEASARSMSESWQALFFGAFDPGATVTLDKLSGFAVPQALSIRLFGPTTSALALPQLIEGVVTTLACAVVGLRWLGRAGGLVAAAAAAFTPIFVSMFGHPMEDGMLTMALAVALVWWQRAALTQRLWPLLLAGLFIGVGFQAKMMQAWFVLPALLVGTVLVGGASWGRRFVRAGILAAVAVVSSIAWILVIQLVPAASRPFVDGSTDNDVFAMVFGYNGIDRLVPNAVPGAVQAGGGMSGGPQGAYLKLLDPTYATQVGWLYPAAIAAIALGVWRWWPRRTTVAEAGASSPSGVDGTGRATFVVLTIWLLTAAGVLSVARMPHTAYLAAIGVQLALLTAFATTEALRLARSTRRVERAILPALIAVQGGWWILLAVAGRMPVVLSVPMCVLLVVGFGASMFVAAGRTIGRSVLAIAAAAALVAGPALFSAQVLDSSRDGSGGDASVGIRRDGHTGGVSAGSPDPAFAVSAPAVWGGSSALSGADAELLTAVLSAGGGTDGHPLFLTDTWNIAAPLIDATGREVLSDGGFSGQAQVFTSAQIRGLIDSGEVHLLVVKQSAPQNDPVRATAQSNACTEVRSWASGVGASDAGRGAAEAIAPSAPGRGSESAQSAESAHGAESAHGEDGTHTGGESAREGADAGGASAGPRGGYAAGDARDSGFTLYSCS is encoded by the coding sequence GTGCGTGAAAAGCCCGTCCTGCCCCGCTGGTGGTCCGAGCCCTGGTGGGCTCGTCTCTCCCTGGCGCTCATTGTCGTCGTGTCGACCTCGCTCACGGCGTGGAACCTGGCCCGTGGCGGTGACTTCTCGTTCTACGAGGCATCCGCCCGCTCCATGTCGGAGTCGTGGCAGGCGCTCTTCTTCGGCGCCTTCGACCCGGGCGCGACGGTCACGCTGGACAAGCTCAGCGGGTTCGCGGTGCCGCAGGCCCTCAGCATCCGCCTGTTCGGGCCGACGACGTCGGCCCTCGCGTTGCCGCAGCTGATCGAGGGCGTCGTCACGACCCTCGCCTGCGCCGTCGTGGGCCTGCGCTGGCTCGGACGTGCGGGCGGTCTCGTCGCCGCCGCGGCCGCCGCCTTCACGCCCATCTTCGTGTCGATGTTCGGCCACCCCATGGAGGACGGCATGCTCACCATGGCGCTCGCCGTTGCGCTCGTGTGGTGGCAGCGCGCGGCGCTCACACAGCGGCTGTGGCCGCTGCTGCTCGCGGGGCTGTTCATCGGCGTCGGGTTCCAGGCGAAGATGATGCAGGCGTGGTTCGTGCTCCCCGCTCTCCTCGTCGGCACCGTGCTCGTGGGCGGTGCGTCCTGGGGTCGCCGGTTCGTCCGCGCGGGCATCCTCGCGGCGGTCGCCGTCGTCTCGTCGATCGCGTGGATACTCGTCATCCAGCTCGTGCCGGCCGCGTCGCGCCCGTTCGTGGACGGGTCGACCGACAACGACGTGTTCGCGATGGTGTTCGGCTACAACGGCATCGATCGACTGGTCCCGAACGCGGTTCCCGGCGCCGTGCAGGCCGGCGGTGGCATGTCCGGCGGGCCGCAGGGCGCCTACCTGAAGCTGCTCGATCCGACGTACGCGACCCAGGTGGGCTGGCTGTACCCGGCGGCGATCGCGGCGATCGCGCTCGGGGTGTGGCGGTGGTGGCCGCGCCGCACGACGGTGGCTGAGGCAGGCGCGTCCTCGCCGAGCGGCGTCGACGGAACAGGTCGTGCCACGTTCGTCGTCCTGACCATCTGGCTTCTGACGGCTGCCGGCGTGCTCAGCGTCGCCCGCATGCCGCACACCGCCTACCTCGCCGCGATCGGCGTGCAGCTGGCACTGCTCACCGCGTTCGCCACGACCGAGGCCCTGCGTCTCGCGCGGTCGACGCGACGCGTGGAGCGCGCGATCCTTCCCGCACTCATCGCCGTGCAGGGCGGCTGGTGGATCCTCCTCGCCGTCGCGGGACGGATGCCCGTCGTGCTGTCGGTGCCGATGTGCGTGCTGCTGGTGGTGGGGTTCGGGGCGAGCATGTTCGTCGCGGCCGGACGCACCATCGGCCGATCGGTGCTGGCCATCGCTGCAGCGGCCGCCCTCGTGGCCGGCCCCGCGCTCTTCAGCGCCCAGGTGCTCGACTCGTCGCGCGACGGATCCGGTGGCGACGCGTCCGTCGGCATCCGCCGCGACGGGCACACCGGCGGGGTGTCCGCCGGATCGCCCGACCCGGCCTTCGCCGTGTCGGCCCCGGCGGTGTGGGGAGGCTCCTCCGCGTTGTCAGGCGCCGATGCCGAACTGCTGACGGCGGTGCTCTCCGCCGGGGGCGGTACCGACGGGCATCCGCTCTTTCTCACCGACACCTGGAACATCGCCGCACCGCTCATCGACGCGACGGGGCGGGAGGTGCTCTCCGACGGCGGGTTCTCAGGTCAGGCGCAGGTGTTCACATCGGCGCAGATCCGTGGCTTGATCGATTCGGGTGAGGTGCACCTGCTCGTCGTGAAGCAGTCCGCGCCGCAGAACGACCCCGTGCGCGCGACAGCGCAGAGCAACGCCTGCACGGAGGTCAGATCGTGGGCGTCCGGCGTCGGTGCATCCGACGCCGGACGCGGCGCCGCCGAAGCGATCGCTCCGTCCGCTCCCGGCCGCGGCTCCGAGAGCGCGCAGAGCGCTGAGAGCGCGCACGGTGCCGAGAGCGCGCATGGCGAGGACGGAACGCATACGGGCGGCGAGTCGGCCCGTGAGGGCGCCGACGCCGGCGGTGCGTCCGCGGGCCCTCGCGGTGGCTACGCGGCCGGCGACGCGCGCGACTCCGGCTTCACTCTGTACTCGTGCAGCTGA
- a CDS encoding TetR/AcrR family transcriptional regulator: protein MTTDTVSRPLRQGQAHKRAAILTAARELFGAAGVERTSMDAVAQRAGVSKRTVYDYYGDKRGLLLGTIEDAGEAALATLRRLIAEHLGDDADIRGSAGLERALGAFAADLGTSLLASSDYRAVVTLIAENEPLLPELEDHPLDAAHAHALTERIRSLAAAGLVDVDDPALAAEHFVALTILRVLNEPPSRRSDTRRIRQIMSDGTRAFLRAYAARPGESAAPSGAIRPTMEDTP from the coding sequence ATGACCACGGATACCGTGTCGAGACCTCTGCGTCAGGGGCAGGCGCACAAGCGCGCCGCCATCCTCACGGCGGCGCGCGAGCTCTTCGGGGCGGCGGGCGTCGAACGGACGAGCATGGATGCCGTCGCGCAGCGCGCCGGCGTCTCGAAGCGGACGGTTTACGACTACTACGGCGACAAGCGCGGTCTGCTGCTCGGCACGATCGAGGATGCGGGCGAGGCGGCTCTCGCCACGCTGCGCCGACTCATCGCCGAGCACCTCGGAGACGACGCCGACATCCGCGGTTCCGCGGGCCTTGAGCGCGCACTGGGGGCGTTCGCGGCGGATCTGGGCACATCCCTGCTCGCGTCGTCCGACTATCGCGCGGTCGTCACGCTCATCGCCGAGAACGAGCCGCTCCTCCCGGAGCTCGAGGACCATCCCCTCGATGCGGCGCACGCACACGCGCTCACCGAGCGGATCCGCAGCCTCGCCGCCGCTGGGCTCGTCGACGTCGACGACCCGGCGCTCGCGGCGGAGCACTTCGTCGCCCTCACGATCCTGCGGGTGCTCAACGAGCCCCCGTCCCGGCGGAGCGACACCCGTCGCATCCGGCAGATCATGTCCGACGGGACGCGGGCGTTCCTGCGTGCCTACGCCGCACGCCCGGGGGAATCGGCCGCGCCGAGCGGGGCGATCCGTCCTACGATGGAAGATACCCCCTAG
- a CDS encoding EfeM/EfeO family lipoprotein: MLRRSLPRRRAAIRGAIGPVAAVSVATCTIMALAGCTASPAPADPLEPTVLVSVDSCGQGWTTPTAGAQRMTIRNVDSRAGEVYLTDAQSGAVYADIDPIGPGTQTEMDITLTAGAYAFRCAMEDEGTVTGPTATVVGTATDAATPVAAVSQADLVPATLQYEKYVTDRLPVLARLTSTLRADLAAGDLEAARADWLPAHVEYETLGAAYGAFGDLDDRIDGLPNGLPRGPADPAWTGFHRVEFGLWHGEAASTLAPLGDDLASAVSDLSDTFAHAQIDPLQISLRAHEITENAVQFELTSATDFGSDSNLATISANLEGTTTVIDILAPLLASRDPGFSRMRAHLDSTRADVPAAGSDLRALPLATRQRLDADLSQLAEDLAPVAALLDPRRVDQ, translated from the coding sequence GTGCTGCGCCGGTCTCTCCCCCGTCGACGCGCCGCCATCCGCGGCGCGATCGGCCCCGTTGCCGCGGTGAGCGTGGCGACCTGCACCATCATGGCGCTGGCCGGCTGCACAGCCTCGCCGGCGCCCGCCGACCCGTTGGAGCCCACGGTGCTGGTGTCGGTGGACTCGTGCGGGCAAGGGTGGACGACGCCGACGGCGGGTGCGCAGCGCATGACGATCAGAAACGTCGATTCACGCGCGGGCGAGGTGTATCTCACCGATGCGCAGTCAGGTGCGGTGTACGCCGACATCGATCCGATCGGGCCGGGTACGCAGACCGAGATGGACATCACGCTGACCGCGGGCGCCTATGCCTTCCGCTGTGCGATGGAGGACGAAGGGACCGTCACCGGCCCGACCGCCACCGTCGTCGGCACCGCGACCGACGCCGCCACGCCGGTCGCCGCGGTCTCGCAGGCCGACCTCGTGCCCGCCACGCTCCAGTACGAGAAGTACGTCACCGATCGCCTCCCCGTGCTGGCTCGGCTGACGAGCACCCTGCGAGCCGACCTCGCCGCGGGCGATCTGGAGGCGGCGAGGGCGGACTGGCTTCCCGCACATGTCGAGTACGAAACGCTGGGCGCAGCCTACGGCGCGTTCGGCGACCTCGACGATCGCATCGACGGACTCCCGAACGGGCTGCCTCGGGGCCCCGCCGACCCGGCGTGGACGGGCTTCCACCGCGTCGAATTCGGCCTGTGGCACGGCGAGGCGGCATCCACCCTCGCCCCGCTCGGCGACGACCTCGCCAGCGCCGTCTCGGATCTTTCCGACACGTTCGCGCACGCCCAGATCGATCCACTCCAGATCTCTCTCCGTGCGCACGAGATCACCGAGAACGCCGTTCAGTTCGAGCTCACCTCGGCGACGGATTTCGGCAGCGACTCGAACCTCGCGACGATTTCCGCGAATCTCGAGGGCACGACGACGGTGATCGACATCCTGGCGCCGCTGCTCGCGTCGCGCGATCCCGGCTTCTCGCGAATGCGCGCCCACCTCGACAGCACCCGCGCCGACGTGCCGGCCGCCGGGTCCGATCTGCGTGCGCTGCCTCTGGCGACGAGACAGCGGCTCGATGCCGACCTGTCGCAGCTCGCCGAAGACCTCGCCCCCGTGGCAGCCCTCCTCGATCCGAGACGAGTCGACCAGTGA
- a CDS encoding NAD(P)-dependent oxidoreductase, which produces MAQIVVFGATGYAGGHIARELVSRGHAVLGVARTVPENGDGIEYVAGSIHDAELVRRVAHGADQIVVALHAHVDDGPQLAEALPLLAEVAQSEGARLSFVGGAGSLNVSEGGPRLFDTAEFPAEYKPEAVAHGAILDWLRTTDEKLDWFYVSPAAVFGSWVPGERTGTFRVGGDILLTDAEGNSSISGADYATAYVDEIEKAAHPRARLSVAY; this is translated from the coding sequence ATGGCACAGATCGTCGTCTTCGGCGCCACCGGTTACGCCGGTGGCCACATCGCCCGCGAGCTCGTCTCGCGCGGGCACGCTGTTCTCGGCGTCGCCCGCACCGTCCCCGAGAACGGCGACGGCATCGAATACGTCGCCGGCTCAATCCACGACGCCGAGCTCGTCCGCCGCGTCGCGCACGGCGCTGACCAGATCGTCGTCGCACTCCACGCGCACGTCGATGACGGCCCCCAGCTCGCCGAAGCCCTGCCGCTTCTGGCCGAGGTCGCCCAGAGCGAGGGCGCCCGCCTCAGCTTCGTCGGCGGCGCCGGATCGCTGAACGTCAGCGAGGGCGGCCCTCGCCTGTTCGACACCGCGGAGTTCCCCGCCGAGTACAAGCCCGAGGCCGTCGCGCACGGCGCGATCCTCGACTGGCTGCGCACGACCGACGAGAAGCTCGACTGGTTCTACGTCAGCCCCGCCGCCGTGTTCGGATCCTGGGTGCCGGGCGAGCGCACCGGCACGTTCCGCGTGGGCGGCGATATCCTGCTGACCGACGCCGAGGGGAACTCGAGCATCAGCGGCGCCGACTACGCCACCGCCTACGTCGACGAGATCGAGAAGGCCGCCCACCCGCGCGCCCGTCTCTCCGTCGCCTACTGA
- a CDS encoding phospholipase C, whose amino-acid sequence MKSAAPRSRRWIIVTGAVVAVAAVAVGIGASQLSHGAGGTDAATPSGATTTPIQHVVVIFDENVSYDHYFGTYPKAANTDGTPFTASATTPSNDNLSSANLLTANPNQYPPMRLTPSQAATCDQNHGYTPEQKAVNGGAMDQFVQNTSVDTCTGLYGAPGLAMGYFDGNTVTGLWNYAQQYTMSDNAWDAGFGPSTPGALNLISGQTHGFLEYDSKTGAQVATPDTYTLADPDAQGVGTVINDPDPAFDDCSDKNHTATNTLAGAAAGNTNIGDLLNAHGVTWGWFQGGFRPTTAAGGDTTYAVCGAKHTNIAGASVVDYSPHHNPFAYYPSTSNPHHLPPTSVAAIGQTDQANHQYDMSDFTDALNAGNLPAVSFLKAPEYQDGHAGYSDPIDEQHFLVDQINAIQSSKDWASTAVVIAYDDSDGWYDHVAPTITNGSQSAKNDTALCSAARAPTLGGLQDRCGPSQRLPLLVISPYVHENNVSHDLVSQPSILRFIEDNWSTGQTGADSLDAGATSLATLFDFGAYDGRRVLLNEDGSVKSITAMG is encoded by the coding sequence ATGAAATCCGCAGCCCCCAGGTCCCGCCGGTGGATCATCGTCACCGGAGCGGTGGTCGCCGTCGCGGCCGTCGCCGTCGGCATCGGTGCCAGCCAGCTCTCGCATGGCGCAGGAGGAACGGATGCCGCGACCCCGTCGGGCGCGACCACCACCCCTATCCAGCACGTCGTGGTCATCTTCGACGAGAACGTCTCGTACGACCACTACTTCGGCACGTACCCCAAGGCCGCCAACACCGACGGCACCCCGTTCACCGCCTCAGCCACGACGCCGAGCAACGACAACCTGTCGAGCGCGAACCTTCTCACGGCGAACCCCAACCAGTACCCGCCGATGCGGCTCACGCCATCGCAGGCGGCCACGTGCGACCAGAATCACGGGTACACCCCTGAGCAGAAGGCCGTGAACGGCGGCGCGATGGACCAGTTCGTCCAGAACACCTCCGTCGACACCTGCACGGGCCTCTACGGCGCGCCGGGCCTCGCGATGGGCTACTTCGACGGCAACACGGTCACGGGCCTGTGGAACTACGCCCAGCAGTACACGATGTCCGACAACGCGTGGGACGCCGGTTTCGGCCCGTCGACCCCCGGCGCATTGAACCTCATCTCCGGCCAGACGCACGGCTTCCTCGAGTACGACTCGAAGACCGGCGCGCAGGTCGCGACGCCCGACACCTACACGCTCGCCGACCCCGACGCCCAGGGCGTCGGCACCGTCATCAACGATCCCGATCCGGCCTTCGACGACTGCTCCGACAAGAACCACACCGCCACCAACACACTCGCCGGCGCCGCGGCGGGCAACACGAACATCGGCGACCTGCTGAACGCCCACGGCGTGACCTGGGGCTGGTTCCAGGGCGGGTTCCGACCGACGACGGCCGCCGGCGGCGACACGACGTACGCCGTCTGCGGAGCGAAGCACACCAACATCGCGGGTGCCTCGGTCGTCGACTACAGCCCGCATCACAACCCGTTCGCGTACTACCCGTCGACGTCGAACCCGCACCACCTGCCGCCGACGTCCGTTGCGGCGATCGGTCAGACCGACCAAGCGAACCACCAGTACGACATGTCCGACTTCACCGATGCCCTGAACGCCGGCAACCTGCCCGCCGTCAGCTTCCTGAAGGCGCCCGAGTATCAGGACGGACACGCCGGGTACTCCGACCCGATCGACGAGCAGCACTTCCTGGTCGACCAGATCAACGCCATCCAAAGCTCCAAGGACTGGGCATCCACGGCCGTGGTCATCGCGTACGACGACTCGGACGGCTGGTACGACCACGTCGCGCCGACCATCACGAACGGCTCGCAGAGCGCGAAGAACGACACGGCGCTGTGCTCGGCAGCCCGCGCACCGACGCTGGGCGGCCTGCAGGACCGGTGCGGTCCGAGCCAGCGCCTGCCGCTGCTCGTGATCTCGCCCTACGTGCACGAGAACAACGTCTCGCACGACCTCGTGTCGCAGCCCTCGATCCTGCGCTTCATCGAGGACAACTGGAGCACAGGTCAGACCGGTGCGGATTCGCTGGATGCCGGTGCGACGTCGCTCGCGACGCTGTTCGACTTCGGCGCGTATGACGGGCGGCGCGTGCTGCTCAACGAGGACGGCTCGGTGAAGTCCATCACCGCGATGGGCTGA
- a CDS encoding winged helix-turn-helix transcriptional regulator: MTEDLPFDPYSPNCPSRQLVDRIGDRWTILVIGVLSEGPARYTDLSTRVGGISPRMLSQTLKALERDGLIERRAYAEVPPRVVYSLTAAGASLGPVLLSVEDWAREHMPDVLGARERFDASAGSPDAGRHQHGPRPM, encoded by the coding sequence GTGACCGAGGACCTGCCGTTCGACCCGTACAGCCCGAACTGCCCCAGCCGGCAGCTCGTGGATCGCATCGGCGACCGGTGGACCATTCTCGTGATCGGCGTCCTCTCGGAGGGCCCCGCCCGCTACACCGACCTGAGCACCCGCGTCGGCGGCATCTCGCCGCGAATGCTCTCGCAGACCCTCAAAGCCCTCGAGCGCGACGGCCTGATCGAGCGCCGCGCCTACGCCGAAGTCCCACCCCGAGTCGTCTACAGCCTCACCGCAGCCGGCGCATCGCTCGGCCCTGTGCTGCTGAGCGTCGAGGACTGGGCGCGCGAGCACATGCCGGACGTCCTCGGCGCTCGGGAGCGCTTCGACGCCTCGGCGGGATCACCCGACGCCGGTCGCCATCAGCATGGGCCTCGACCGATGTGA
- a CDS encoding ABC transporter ATP-binding protein: MNVSSAELQAHHLIKRYGATTAVDGLSFTVPPGAVTGFLGPNGAGKSTTLRMFLGLDRPTGGAATIGGLRIRELPHPMRVVGALLDARAIHPRRRAIDHLAAVARAGGMPRSRAAEVLDLVGLGGAGDRAAGDFSLGMKQRLGIAAALVGDPGILIFDEPLNGLDPEGIRWARSLMRRLADEGRTVLFSSHLMGEMELTADHLIVIHRGRLVADAPLPDVVANHTTARVRVRTPQTALLRGALAKHGVDDVGADGAVLTIPHETTDRIGRIAADAGVELSELTLIRDSLEDAFLSLTAPAAPSPDSPGAPVSPLRQKAA; the protein is encoded by the coding sequence ATGAACGTCTCATCGGCGGAGCTGCAGGCCCACCATCTGATCAAGCGCTATGGCGCCACCACGGCCGTGGACGGACTGTCGTTCACGGTTCCCCCGGGTGCCGTGACCGGCTTCCTTGGCCCCAACGGAGCGGGCAAGTCCACGACTCTGCGCATGTTCCTCGGACTCGATCGCCCGACCGGTGGCGCCGCGACGATCGGCGGGCTCCGGATCCGGGAGCTGCCGCACCCGATGCGGGTCGTCGGGGCGCTCCTGGATGCGCGGGCGATCCATCCGCGGCGGAGGGCGATCGACCACCTCGCCGCCGTGGCGCGCGCCGGCGGCATGCCGAGGTCCCGCGCGGCGGAGGTGCTCGACCTCGTCGGATTGGGAGGCGCCGGCGACCGCGCGGCGGGCGATTTCTCCCTGGGCATGAAGCAGCGCCTGGGCATCGCCGCGGCACTCGTCGGAGACCCCGGCATCCTGATCTTCGACGAGCCGCTCAACGGCCTCGACCCGGAAGGCATCCGCTGGGCCCGCTCGCTCATGCGGCGGCTCGCCGATGAGGGCCGCACGGTGCTGTTCTCGAGTCACCTGATGGGCGAGATGGAGCTCACCGCCGACCATCTGATCGTGATCCACCGCGGACGCCTCGTCGCGGACGCCCCGCTCCCGGACGTCGTCGCGAACCACACCACGGCGCGCGTGCGGGTGCGTACGCCGCAGACGGCACTGCTGCGCGGTGCGCTCGCGAAGCACGGGGTCGACGACGTCGGAGCGGACGGAGCCGTCCTCACGATCCCGCACGAGACCACGGACCGGATCGGCCGAATCGCCGCGGACGCCGGCGTCGAGCTGTCCGAGCTGACCCTCATCCGCGATTCCCTCGAGGATGCATTCCTCTCTCTCACCGCCCCGGCCGCGCCGTCCCCCGACTCGCCCGGCGCGCCCGTCTCGCCGCTACGGCAGAAAGCCGCCTGA
- a CDS encoding ribonucleotide reductase stimulatory protein, which translates to MASIPVYYYSSVSNLTGRFAESLAARTGRAVFQLADAAVRHSEPDGPWVLLTPSYKAGNADEVTLPAPVRAFLRSPTTRRRLVGIIGSGNRNFGEYYQAAARELAVASGRPVLFEFELSGTPEDVEACGRILDDLDAALHEVSCTSTE; encoded by the coding sequence GTGGCATCCATTCCCGTCTACTACTACTCGTCGGTGTCGAACCTCACGGGACGGTTCGCCGAGAGCCTGGCAGCGCGCACGGGTCGCGCCGTATTCCAGCTGGCGGATGCCGCGGTGCGCCACAGCGAGCCCGACGGCCCCTGGGTGCTGCTGACCCCCTCGTACAAAGCGGGGAACGCCGACGAGGTGACTCTCCCCGCTCCCGTGCGTGCCTTTCTGCGGTCGCCGACGACCCGACGCCGTCTGGTGGGGATCATCGGCTCGGGGAACCGCAACTTCGGCGAGTACTACCAGGCGGCGGCGCGCGAGCTCGCAGTCGCCTCGGGGCGCCCCGTCCTGTTCGAGTTCGAGCTCTCCGGCACACCGGAGGACGTCGAGGCGTGCGGACGGATCCTCGACGACCTGGACGCCGCGCTGCACGAGGTCAGCTGCACGAGTACAGAGTGA
- a CDS encoding heavy-metal-associated domain-containing protein yields the protein MTTTQFQVSGMTCAHCESAVREEVSKIAGVDAVDVSAQSGLLAVSTAGLVDEAAVLAAVEEAGYEAVRA from the coding sequence ATGACGACCACGCAGTTCCAGGTCTCCGGGATGACGTGCGCGCACTGCGAGAGCGCCGTCCGCGAGGAAGTGTCCAAGATCGCCGGCGTCGACGCGGTCGACGTGAGCGCCCAGTCGGGCCTGCTCGCCGTCTCCACGGCCGGCCTCGTCGATGAAGCGGCGGTGCTCGCGGCTGTCGAAGAGGCTGGATACGAAGCCGTTCGCGCCTGA
- the efeB gene encoding iron uptake transporter deferrochelatase/peroxidase subunit — MTNTPLPPASCPVSGVGRRGFLRGALGTGLATGAALAGFGGGALATAAHAQTDAPASDAGRAIPFHGIHQAGILTPPQAAAAFVAFDLTTGSVADTAALLQTITDRARALTAGGTPANLGISAPPSDSGILGPDLPAAGLTVTLGVGSSFFDRWGLAARRPTRLRPMDTFVNDDLDRARCDGDLLLQICADSTDVVLHALRDIARHTRGGMQVRWRVDGFQSPSRPSGASRNLLGFKDGIANPAPAEADALLWVGAGGIEPAWATGGSYQVTRIIRMLVEFWDRVTLSEQERMIGRRRDSGAPLTGSSETDAPDYTDDPLGSAIPLDAHIRRANPRSADTDDTRLLRRGYNYDGGTDVNGNLDMGLVFTCFQQDLDRQFVTVQKRLADEPLADYISPVGGGYFFALPGVRDASDWLGRGIFA; from the coding sequence GTGACGAACACCCCCCTCCCGCCCGCATCGTGCCCCGTCTCCGGCGTCGGGCGGCGCGGGTTTCTGCGCGGAGCGCTCGGCACGGGTCTCGCCACGGGGGCTGCCCTCGCAGGCTTCGGTGGCGGCGCGCTCGCGACGGCGGCGCATGCGCAGACGGATGCCCCGGCATCCGACGCGGGTCGCGCGATCCCTTTCCATGGCATCCATCAGGCCGGCATCCTCACTCCCCCGCAGGCCGCAGCCGCGTTCGTCGCCTTCGATCTGACGACCGGATCCGTCGCCGACACCGCGGCGCTTCTGCAGACGATCACCGACCGTGCACGGGCGCTCACCGCGGGCGGCACCCCCGCGAACCTCGGCATCTCGGCACCGCCCTCCGACTCCGGGATCCTCGGCCCGGACCTGCCCGCTGCGGGCCTGACGGTGACCCTCGGCGTGGGCTCGTCGTTCTTCGACCGGTGGGGCCTCGCCGCTCGCCGCCCGACGCGGCTGCGCCCGATGGACACGTTCGTCAACGACGACCTCGACCGCGCGCGCTGCGACGGCGACCTGCTGCTGCAGATCTGCGCCGACAGCACCGACGTCGTCCTGCACGCGCTGCGCGACATCGCCCGGCACACGCGGGGGGGCATGCAGGTGCGCTGGCGCGTCGACGGCTTCCAGTCGCCGTCGCGTCCGAGCGGCGCCTCACGGAACCTCCTCGGCTTCAAAGACGGCATCGCGAACCCGGCACCGGCAGAGGCCGACGCCCTTCTCTGGGTCGGTGCGGGCGGCATCGAGCCGGCGTGGGCGACGGGCGGCTCCTATCAGGTGACCCGGATCATCCGCATGCTCGTGGAGTTCTGGGATCGCGTGACGCTCTCGGAGCAGGAGCGGATGATCGGGCGCCGCCGCGACAGCGGCGCCCCTCTCACGGGATCGTCCGAGACGGATGCGCCCGACTACACCGACGATCCCCTCGGGTCGGCGATCCCGCTCGATGCGCACATCCGCCGCGCGAACCCCCGCAGCGCCGACACCGACGACACGCGGCTGCTGCGTCGCGGGTACAACTACGACGGCGGCACCGACGTCAACGGCAACCTGGACATGGGCCTCGTCTTCACCTGCTTCCAGCAGGACCTCGACCGGCAGTTCGTCACGGTTCAAAAACGCCTCGCGGACGAGCCGCTCGCGGACTACATCTCCCCCGTCGGCGGCGGGTACTTCTTCGCACTGCCCGGCGTGCGCGACGCATCCGATTGGCTGGGGCGCGGCATCTTCGCCTGA